One window of the Rhipicephalus microplus isolate Deutch F79 chromosome 2, USDA_Rmic, whole genome shotgun sequence genome contains the following:
- the LOC142790912 gene encoding uncharacterized protein LOC142790912, whose translation MGQGSSVPAKKSREDIDDSERESVQLIPHDELDIVNDEIKQLPKKQQYADRACFEASKRKSMRGYRYDKAWLLECILLRIKSPSLYEHLRAHKILILPSRFCLQKYIKAFKASYGFSRKLLECVKEKASEMNEMNRHGGLVIDEMKLSTHLDLKSSMDIEGFVNLGQFTGAQDKHTKADHGLVVMFQPFVGKWTPIIGK comes from the exons ATGGGACAGGGCTCTTCCGTGCCTGCAAAGAAGAGCCGCGAGGACATTGACGATTCAGAACGCGAATCGGTTCAGCTCATTCCTCATGACGAACTGGACATAGTCAACGATGAA ATCAAGCAGCTTCCGAAAAAGCAGCAGTATGCAGACCGAGCATGTTTTGAGGCATCGAAGCGCAAATCCATGCGAGGATATCGATATGACAAAGCGTGGCTCTTAGAGTGCATTCTTTTAAGGATCAAGAGCCCGAGCTTATACGAGCATCTCAGGGCCCATAAGATCCTTATACTTCCAAGCCGTTTCTGCCTCCAAAAGTACATCAAG GCCTTCAAGGCATCTTATGGCTTTAGTCGCAAGCTTCTTGAGTGCGTGAAGGAGAAGGCTagtgaaatgaatgaaatgaacagaCATGGCGGCCTCGTTATAGACGAGATGAAACTTTCTACACACCTGGACCTCAAGTCATCCATGGATATTGAAGGCTTCGTAAACCTTGGACAATTTACTGGAGCTCAGGACAAGCACACAAAGGCTGATCATGGCTTAGTCGTCATGTTTCAGCCTTTTGTGGGCAAATGGACGCCGATAATTGGTAAATAG